The following is a genomic window from Sebastes fasciatus isolate fSebFas1 chromosome 15, fSebFas1.pri, whole genome shotgun sequence.
TTCATTTGCACTTGGATAGATTGTGTTTGTACTCAGAAGAGGCTCCTGATCTGCGGTTGAAGGTCGCAGCTCGGGAAGGTCATTTGATACGGTGTCGCTTGGCTGCAACTTCAAATGGTCTTCGGGCTCAGAAACGATATTCTCCCCGTGTTCACCATCCTGCACCTGTCCAGGTAACCAAAGGGTCAGTTTGGCAACTGGGTCCTGACTCGCAACCACTACACCCTGAGGGGGTCTTGATACAGAAGCGCCAGAAATGATTGGGTCCTCAGTCACTGCACGATCAGACAGCATGGGGTCTGGAAGTGGAGAGCTGGACGTTTCTTGCGGTTCAGGGACAGGAGGCTCAGGACTTATCTCTATATGTTTGTCCACAATGACGAAGGGGCCAGTGCTGACAATAGCCTTGGCATCTGAAACGACACGCCTAGTGAGTCACTGGAGTTAGAAATAGCATTTATTGTTGCATcttttgacaaaaataaagcaCTGACCTTCAGCAAGGTGCTTGATTGACAGGCCTGTACACTTTGAGCTACAGCACTCGCACACCTCTACATTTCCACTTAGGTCCACCCAtcttaaaaacagaaaaaatctCATTAATTAGATTatgaaaaagtcacaaaatacagttttatgCATGTACAAATACCTTGACTGGAGCAGGTTATAGTTGCAAGATTTAAAGCCAAAGTTGACACCCTGGTCTGAGAGGAGGACACGACAGTGGATGTACATcttcagaggaggagaggtcaCAAGGTCATACAGTTGAACAGCAGAAACAGGTGAGAAATTACAATCAAAACTCACCTCAGAAATGAGATAAGAGGTGTTCAGAACAAAATTAACCCCATCCGCTCTGTCGGAGGCCACGAATTGTACGACAGCATGGGGAGAACCCAGCGGGGCTGTGCACCTGCAGAGAGCAATGGGATCACAAGTGATTATAATATCATGGACAAACATTACAATTATTCCACACTGGCTTCTTACCCTTTATTCATTATGACTGCATGcttgagtctagtctgaggcTCAGGAGACGCAGAGACAAAACAGGACTGGATGAAGAGCTGCTGCTCTGGCCTGGTTTTGGCAGAAACCTGGAGGTTGACAACCTGACCTCTTTTAAAGATATTAGTCTCTGCAGTGCTGGTCCAGGATGCTGCAGGAGCAATAAAACACTTGTGACTACAAATGAAACAATCCAGGCCAACGGTGTATTCGTGACTCATGTTGTTACTCACGATTCATGGCTTTGATGTTAAAGGTCTCGCTGTTCTTAGGAACCGGCGTTGAGTCAAAGAAGTTTGGATATGACCTGAAAAGATTCCTTGTTAGTATTGTGACCACTTACAAATGTTTTGGTAACTCAATGGATGCACCTTTTAGGGACGCAGGAGACGTGCAAAGTGGAAGGAGTATGCCACCAGCTGGGGGGAGGTTTTTTGAGATTCAAGTGGAGATAGTTGGTAAACCTCACCAAGCCATTTTGCATCTGTAAGAGAGCATCAGAAATCTCCTTACAAAGCTGTGGAAATAAAAGTAACTAGTAAAGAATTTGGTCAACTCACCATAGGTGTAGTTCCACACTCATCCAAACTGTAAGTGAAGACAAATTGGTTTGGTAGCTCTCTGTTGCTATAGCAGCCAGCACCCAGCTGGATCTCCTCTCCTGTTAGCACGACACCGTTGGAGCTCTTATCAACCAGCAGAGTCAGCTTAGATTCATCGCAAAACACCTCGATTCTGGGAACGATCATGATGGGAGGCAATTCAGCGAGCATGTGGAAGTCAGGTTTCCGGGTCCGCCATGAGCTGAAGATGGTGTCATATGGAGGGAAATCAAAACTTCTTTCAAATGGAAAAGGCCTGATGTCATGGAAAAATGTGTCATCCTGCTTTTTTATTACTGACTGAGCAGCAATAAAATGTCCAAGAAAGATGCAAAGAAATATCTCTATTGTCCCCATTGCAGAGCTCAAAGTGGGCCAACCACTCTGGTTAGCCTCCTAGCACAGGTGTGTCATTAATAAGGAGCTGTGGCAGGAGGGACAGGTGCTGGCAATCAGGCTAACGAGGCTGCATTCAGATGGGACACCATGCAGCCAGTAAGAGTTTTTATActatttatgtgttttattgtgagtCAGGAGGCAGTTAGAAGCTGTAATTAAGAAAAACTAAGAGTATATAGTCCATCTTCCCCATCCGCAATAATAGACGCAATATTCACTTGAAGaagaaaaatctgaattttatATTATACTTTACCTATGCCCAAATCAGCAATAACTTTGGTATGACTTTgtgatattttataatattgtgGTGGTATTGTAATCCCTAAAGATAAAATGTTGCACATACATTTCCAAGTCACATTTATATATTCAAAGACTCAAAGGACTAAAGAATCTGGCTAACCCTGAGTAGCACAGTGGcggaagaaatattcagatttgAAAAAGTAGTGTAAGACcatagtgtaaaaatactcaagtaaaattccttcattcaaaatcttactcgcatgattgttcagtagttaattgcaattaatcacaaattattcacacatttttttttatctttgcaaaatgtatcttaaagggagatttgtcaagtatttaatacatttatcaacatgggagtggacagacatgcgtgctttatgcaaatgtatgtatatatttattcattattagaaatcaattaccaacacaaaaaagatgacaaatattgtccagaaaccctcacatttATTACTTGTTACCTTGCTAATTTAGATTGTATATGGACTGTATAAAATGTCCATATACAATCTAAATTAGCAAGGTAACAAGTaatacatgtagtggagtaaaaagtataatttttgcctccaaaatgtagtggagtagaggtctaaagtagcataaaatggaaatactcgagTAAGGTACAAATACCTCAGAATTGTACTTACAGGTAGTTAGtttcattccaccactggtttgCAGTAAACACCTGGGAAGTAATTAAGACTAATACCCTGGAGTAAACGGACAAGGGGAATCCTGCAGTCACTATCAAGCAGTGttcaaaaactttaaaaacactAAGAATGTGAAATCATGTACAGTAGCCTTTGAGatggtattttttttctaattaataTAGACCTAatttttgttgtaatttaaaaatatatattgttatataataattaaaaatatatattgttatattgttatataataattaaaaatatatattgtcaaGTATGGATAGTCAATATATAGCTAAGCGCTAATGGGGACAGCATGTGTTTTTAACAGGTAACTAACTGTTTAACTCGTCCTTGTACAGTGAACGTGCATGTGGGCGGAGCTTCTGCTCAGGTAGGCGGAAGGTGAcgtctgtgtgtctgcaggtgagcggcagcagcagaggaaacaCAACGAGCCACCAGAAAGCTGTCAGAAATGACTTTAATACAACCTGTACACTAATATGATCTAAAGGGGACATCACATCCACCATGGTGAATTTAGGTAAGTTGACTTTGATGCGTGTTTTTCACTAAAGTGACAGGATAAGTGGGTTAATGTTGTGCTGAAGTTTTAAGGCGTGGTCTGCGCAGTCGTTGACTGAGCTCAAAGGAGAGCAGACGGAACAAACATACATGTTTTATGGAGTTTGGATGATGGAACTCAGAGTGATATcttattttttgtgtttatttatataaatgaaaaCGTTTCCATCTTATTTGTTGAGCCTTACATAGAAGTCATTTGGAGTTTCACCTGAATGTTAGTGAAACTTTTTGGGTAATGGCTTGCATGATAGTGGGCTGTTGTCAGATATAGaaccatagtatagtatagtatagtatagtatagtatagtatagtatggtatagtatagtatagtatggtatagtatggtatagtatagtatagtaggctatagtatagtatagtatagtatggtatagtatagtaggctatagtatagtatagtatagtatagtatagtatagtatagtatagtatagtatagtatggtatagtatggtatagtatagtatagtaggctatagtatagtatagtatagtatggtaggctatagtacagtatagtaggctatagtatagtatagtatagtaggctatagtatagtatagtaggctatagtatagtatagtataatatagtaggctatagtacagtatagtaggctatagtatagtatagtatagtaggctatagtatagtatagtaggctatagtatagtatagtaggctatagtatagtatagtataataggctatagtatagtatagtatagtaaagtatagtaggctatagtatagtatagtatagtatagtattggtCCCAGACTGTACATCTTCTTATTATTGAACCTAAAGAAAGTAAAGACATGACATGAATAATGAGACATGTTGTCCCTGTGTAACTATCAGAAAATATTGTATCATATTGGAATATAAGAGATATTAAGTTTGATATGCATTCACTACATGAATATGTAAATACTATGAATATTATAAATGTCAAAAAGTCTAATTTCATGTTATTTGtaggaaataaaaaatatgatagtGAGCAAATTAatgaagtaataataataataataatatataaaataataaatacagtaagaAATAATATGATAAAGTTTCATCAACATGTTTCTTTGGTATTCTGATGATAAActcatcagaaaaaaacaatacatgtCTGTTAACATTATATTACAGTTTAATTTATCCATAtttaacatactgtaatatCGTATGGGCAAGTACTTTTCCAACTTATCTGAACAAAATATTGCTGCTACAGAAACAGTTTATTAGATTAGTAACTTCTTCCAAAGCTGTTATACCAAGTgcaccactttttaaaaaacaaattgcagTTGTTGACTATATTTGACATCAACATTCTTCAAAGCTGTACATTTGTCTTTTAAAACGATATATAAGAATACAGATTGACCTTATagttttagattttattttgttaacaaCCCTCCATTCCATAATTACCGAACAAGACAGGCTGATAATCTTCATCTTCCTTTATATAAAACATCCCAAGGTCagtttttttatcaaattttgTGGAGTTATGTatgaaaatgtacatttaatgtacaaaatgtacattaaattAACAAGAAACTGTTGTTCATGCTGTAAATACGGCGATTATTCCTGCTtctctgcattttttttatttgaactatactcctacatttatttttatgtgatTCTTATGTTTTaccttttgtatgttttttggtGTGGTTTTTATATAAGCCGTTATAGGTTTCTACACCCTCAAACatactttatatttctttcatgtgaattgtattttaacatctttttatgtgtgtgtgaaacaaataaacataaacattacagcatatatTTTTGTCtgtgcattacagtaacaaaatgtGTGCTTGACTGGCCGCAAACATTACACTAACAATATTATGACCAAAAACAGAgcgttttttccccccacagcACCCAGCTAACGGTTTGAATGAGACAAGCCAGCAGCAGATATGCGTCTCTACCTGACCCCTCAGGCCAGGTTAAGGTGGTGGTGAATGTTTGAACGCCCCACCCAAAGCTTTGTTCCAGTTTGGTTCAGGAGGGGCTCGCATGATGGGTGGGTGCTTCACCTTTCCTCAGAGGAAAGAAGGAACAAAATAGTGCAACACAATCCCACTCAGACCCCGTCATTGTACACCACAGCTGCAGCGTTTTGCAGCGTGCAATGGTGGGTGAGATCTTCCGCCATCTCTGCAGGGGTCGGGGATAATTGTGGTTATTCTAAAGCGTTGTCACGGTATGCTAACCACCAGCCCTCTTTCTATTTGCTTTGCTGAAACCACAAGTTTCCACACAAGCTCTCAATGTACTGCACTTACAGCTCACTTTCAGGTCACATTTACTGTAATTTCATCTTGTATACTCTCTTGTTTCCTGCCAACAGCACTGATGCACACACAGATGTATTTACATATTCTAATATGGGATTAGAGTCACATGCATCCATCTGACAATATTAACTGTTGCACTCATGATGCAGTGATGGcatgtaactaaatacatttactcaagtactgtacttgaatacaattttgaggtacttacttaacttgagtatttccgTTTTATGCTAATTTCTACTTCTaatccactacatctcagaggcaaataatgtactttttaattccactacattttttaaaagtttagttactttgcagattcagattaataatacaacacattaatcaactaataaattataatgaattattatagattaagctatccagcagtatataaagttattaaaatgagctccacctttaccagttgcaacattaaagtgatgaatacATGATAATCcggtaatataataaatatgattctgaaatgggccattctgcataatgagtacttttatttttggtacttgaagtatattttgatgctgatacttttgtacttttactttagtaagattttgaatgcatgacttgtATTTGTAACAGAGTTTTTTCACACAACAGTATTGCTACTTTAACTtaaataaaagatctgaatacttcttccatccCTGACACAATGTGtgactaaattaaaaatatgaggtcaaaataacacatttctgctTCCTCTAGGAGTATGCTGTGCCAACCTCAAGGACAACAAAGCCCTGATGAAGATGGGGCTGGGGCTGGTGCTGGTGGGCCATGTCAACTTTCTTCTCGGAGCGCTGGTGCACGGCGCCGTGCTCAGGCACATCAACCTGCACTCTCAGGCCCGGACCATGGTGTACGCCATCTCTAATGTCATTGCTATTGTGGCAGGCTTGGTGGTAAGTGGTGCATATTTACCAGCGGATAGATGGTGGTTTAAAATAGATTTTGCCTCACCAAACTGGAAATGTATTTACTAGTTTGCTGCTGGAAACTCCATATCTGATCATAATGCCGTGTATCTTGTGCCCCTTAGGGAATTATTGTTGGAATAACAGCTATTGTCATGTCCAAAAACAAGAGAAACAGGATCCTGGTAAATATTGCTCCCCTCTCATTGGCACaccttctccctcctccattCAGCACTCACATGTGTCATTTGCTGGCTCCTGTTAGAACTTGTTCCCTTGTTTTTGAgtgggtgcatgtgtgtggacATACAGAAGATGATAGATATATTTAAAGAGGTAACAAATATGGAATACATTCAAATATTGGATGTATTTCCTCAGAACATGGACTCTGTGATTTCTTTTCCTAGAGCTTCCCTCTCACATCTACTTGACATTGAAAAGCGTGATCTTTTATGAGGAAATGTGTCTTTCACATACTAGATCAAGCGTTGTGTTTTCACTTACTAACATGCGCATGTCGTGTTGTCCTTGCAGCAGTGGGTCTTGTTGGTCTTCAGCCTCCTGGCAGGTCTCTTGGCGATCGCCTCCACCCTGGGCCTGTCAGTTTCTATGGTGAAAGCCATTATGAACAAAGGATTGGTTCTGCTAACACACTGCAAGTTTTCTGATAAAAGTGTCGGCTCTTCCAGCATCACATACGAATGCCCCTTTGACCCTACCCGTATCTATGTAAgttgaaaataaatattataacatcAGCAGTTTTTGTGTTGACTTGAATTGCTGCAAAAAAGAAG
Proteins encoded in this region:
- the zpcx gene encoding zona pellucida protein C; this encodes MGTIEIFLCIFLGHFIAAQSVIKKQDDTFFHDIRPFPFERSFDFPPYDTIFSSWRTRKPDFHMLAELPPIMIVPRIEVFCDESKLTLLVDKSSNGVVLTGEEIQLGAGCYSNRELPNQFVFTYSLDECGTTPMMQNGLVRFTNYLHLNLKKPPPSWWHTPSTLHVSCVPKRSYPNFFDSTPVPKNSETFNIKAMNPSWTSTAETNIFKRGQVVNLQVSAKTRPEQQLFIQSCFVSASPEPQTRLKHAVIMNKGCTAPLGSPHAVVQFVASDRADGVNFVLNTSYLISEMYIHCRVLLSDQGVNFGFKSCNYNLLQSRWVDLSGNVEVCECCSSKCTGLSIKHLAEDAKAIVSTGPFVIVDKHIEISPEPPVPEPQETSSSPLPDPMLSDRAVTEDPIISGASVSRPPQGVVVASQDPVAKLTLWLPGQVQDGEHGENIVSEPEDHLKLQPSDTVSNDLPELRPSTADQEPLLSTNTIYPSANEPGSDGRMWDLSLLTLIDGWALLPQMVKAAFAEKSQRKRRFDSSGMVYTEAPREVDLPLTAEMNVDVLNQNDFNQMIDELADATVTPQEDANDAQPIIRSKLQFSKSTDGSQTLSYEEEVMRQQEGKGGTKGKQEPRQRRLRSAFLDLLRRMDKAE
- the tmem54a gene encoding transmembrane protein 54a isoform X1, which encodes MGHHAARVCCANLKDNKALMKMGLGLVLVGHVNFLLGALVHGAVLRHINLHSQARTMVYAISNVIAIVAGLVGIIVGITAIVMSKNKRNRILQWVLLVFSLLAGLLAIASTLGLSVSMVKAIMNKGLVLLTHCKFSDKSVGSSSITYECPFDPTRIYGTTIILWVPLIFMSVVEMVFSFRCFAVCTSYLYLCPCRRRPSRGRRVRIQRPVQTPSPPPVRDPESDVRVEPAEQDELLEDTAVEQSAWL
- the tmem54a gene encoding transmembrane protein 54a isoform X2, which translates into the protein MVNLGVCCANLKDNKALMKMGLGLVLVGHVNFLLGALVHGAVLRHINLHSQARTMVYAISNVIAIVAGLVGIIVGITAIVMSKNKRNRILQWVLLVFSLLAGLLAIASTLGLSVSMVKAIMNKGLVLLTHCKFSDKSVGSSSITYECPFDPTRIYGTTIILWVPLIFMSVVEMVFSFRCFAVCTSYLYLCPCRRRPSRGRRVRIQRPVQTPSPPPVRDPESDVRVEPAEQDELLEDTAVEQSAWL